The Lytechinus variegatus isolate NC3 chromosome 11, Lvar_3.0, whole genome shotgun sequence genome contains the following window.
TAGATAGTTGGGAAGTTGGGAAGTGCATTCCACGCAGTCCTGGGAGTTCCAGTATAATTGGGTGCGGCATGAATAGCCAACAACTTCTTTGGATGATATTGCTGAGTGTTGCTGCTGGCAATCATATAGGTGCTGTGTAGTACTCTGCATTGATCGTTACCATcctgtgatgaatgttgtacaTGAGGTAGAGGCTTGCAGCATTTGAGACGCTGTCCATACGATGGTATCTCTGGAGGGTAAATCTTGCTGCTCGCCTTTGTACTGCTTCCATTTGTGAGATGTGCTTGTTTGTGTGAGGGTTCCAGGTCGAGCTACAGTATTCCAGGTGTGGTCTGAAAAGACTGAAGTAGGCTTGTTGACGGATCTTTCGGGTACGTGATTCTACTTCTACGGAGATTCCTGGTGACAAGTCCTAGGAGTCGATTCGCTCGTGATGTGATGTTGTTTATATGATTATTCCAGGACATATTTTGATGGAAGGTCAAGCCAAGATACCGGAGATCTGAAGCTGATGCAAGAGGAGTATTTCCAAGCGTGCACATTGTGGTGATCTGGCTTTCCGACgaagagaaaatgagatatgGTAGCATTTTCTGTGTTCATCTGCCACGTATTAGTCCACAAATGCAGCTGGTTGAGATATTGTTGTAGAGTAAGGCAGTCGGTTTCATCAGAGTTTTGACGGTAAAGTAGGCAGTCGTCAGCAAAGAGCCGAATTTTAGAAGAGATCCcatctactacatgtactttatcaCTGATGGAGATAAACAGTAGTGACCCGAGGACTGTGCCCTGCGTGCGATACCCCAGAGGTGACTGGTACCCATTCCGAAGACTCTCCATCCACAACACGCTGCAACCTTCCAGTAAGAAAAACCCTGATCCATCTCAGCAGATTGTCACGGATCCCGTAGTCATTGGTAGTGATGAAGTTTACGAGGGAGGCGAACACGGTCAATGTAATAATCAGCTGCATGGGTATTACAAGAAAGGTCAGGACGAAAGCTATCTTTAACATCGTTGAGAATATTGTTTTCGTCATAGTGGTCCATGGTGTTGCTAAAGATCACATTTTACTGCAGAAGGGTGTTATTGATACAGGGTGATAGTTGGAGGCCTTGTCTTCTTTTTTGAAAACTGGTGATATGTTTGCAAGACGCCAATCGGAGGGTACCATTTCTGTGTCAATGAATTGCTGAAAAATATCGGTCAGGATCGGTGCAATCCCCTCAGCAAAGTACTTCGTGATCCTTCTGGTAAGCCACCTGGACTTGTTGCTAACATTTATATCTTTCAATAACTTGACAATGCCATCCACAGAGATGCCGATTCCTTCCATTTAAAGGGAACGCATGATGGCCAAGATCTGGGATGTGCAAGTTATCCTCAACTGTTAAGACTGGAACTAGTCATTTAGCACTGTCTGATATAAGCTTCTGACCACTTCGAAGGGATCTTGCTTTCTGGATTTGATGAACTTCCAGAATTGTTGCTCTTATCCACTGGGGACAACATTGGAAAGTCCAATTGTTGTGAAGAAGTTGAGACCTCTACTCTTTTTGGTATATTATTGTACCTTAGACTATCATGTTGTGTTTTTGATCACGTAGTTTGCTATTGCAGTGTTACATTTTGATCATTCTACgtatcattttaatttgatatgggTACTTGATTTCCAATTTCATATCTTTTACATtgcatgcatttttttctttttaattctattttattaCTTTCACTGTTCATCACGGTATGATTATagttatatgtatttttacaaAGGGCTCTCTCGAACGGCACCTTTTTTGTGCACTGAAGAGAACCCTTtctaaagaaaacagaaataagtaaataaataagtaaattagtTTCAATTCATTATTCCATTACTTTATTCTAATATGAGATAATAGAACCTACTCTTTAGGTTTTAGAATAAAATACTAATAAAGAAGACGCAAGTATATTAAAACATTGACTCGCTAATTTGCATACAACCAGTAATGCGCAAAATTAGGCATAAGAAAAAAgtcaatatttctatttttgtctGATATCAATGATTTGTTTTCCGTTTTGCTTATAACTTTGCAACATTACTTAAAACAACATGATTCATTTTTAATCTCTAATTACTCGATCGGCCGTAGTGTGCATATACTCTTGAATGTTTTACTACATCATTTTATATCCTCTCATATGATCCAATTTAGTCACCATCAAAACTGTCGAATGACCTTGATTGGAGAGCTGAAACCATCGTTGATAGGTGAATAAAAGAACAAATCCTTTCTGTCTGGTACAAAAACGTTGAATCAATTTCGTATCATAATCATGACGTTATTGAACGCATCGAAATGGAGCAGAGGGATTTTGTCCTTATAGCGCTAATCATATGATATTGGGTGTTATTGCAAGTTATATCCATAATTGGGAgcgttttttttcatttatctttttttttacaatgggAGATTATGACAATAGTTTAATTCATGTGTTCAAGTGGATTTAGTAATTTTTCAGACGTATCATCATGAGAGAATGTCGGTCCATGACCCAAGCTCCCTAATGATACAATTAGGGAAGCGGAGTCGGAGGTTTGTTTGCAGATTGCTCTGGAAAGAGACATTtacattatgaaaaattaattcCCCGAGGAAATCCAATCTCCACGCATCCTATAGAGAGGGAGAACATTGATGGATTTAGATCAAACAGCTCCCAACCCAAATGCCTGgatgaataaaatggaaataaatgaaaatgtggCATAACCGAGTTGCAAGTTCTGTTTACTCAATATACAGACTATTCCATCGTGAAccggatgggggagggggtgcacACGGGcgagggccctgggaacgattagGGGGTGCTGGTTTGGTTTGCCAATAAgccgagagagagagagagaggaaggttTCTACTAAGAAATGAAGGAGTTGTTTTTTCTAAATGATtgacaagataaaaaaaaacaggtttcaCTCGCAACTGAACGTCGATATTGgtcagaaaaaaggaaaagaaccccccccaaaaaaaaaaaaaaaattatagctcCCAAATGACAGATTTGTTCAAATCTCGAAATTTTAGTAAACCAACCTGGTTTCCAGGGGTTGCCGCCTCTCAACATACGCACCACCAAGAGAAAACCCCAAGCATCCCCTTCCCAGTACTATGACAGAGGCCGACAAGGGAGGGGGGGCACTCTACACCTTTGGCCAAAAAGTTTATGGACCGACATAATCAGGATTATCATAAGATGAGTAGTATCCCTTGGAAGTGAGTGGAAATAGATCACTTTTTGTtgtgcatttcattttgtatctgTTGTCATTTGTTTTACACAGCTATCAGATGTGTCTACATTGGAAATTATTCTCGTTTTTCCGCAACGATACCCCCATGTTCCCTTTTTAACCCTTTGcgcgctgatgttgcaattttgGACATTCGTACAATTAATATCAACAATTAGTTTTGTCCCTATATAActtcaaattagataagctaataaaaggcaatagttcttggataacatctatataataataataagtataaATGATGCAATACGGATagcttgaattaaagaaaaaaaaacatggaaacaatcgtcattattatccccccaaaattaattcagcgtGCAAAGAGCTAAGGGTTCAATCATTACCCCCGCCCCTGTCATTGAATCCCGGATCAAACTCTGATAGtgttaaaaatgtatgaaatgtgGACGGGGAAATGAAGCTACACTGTAATTAATTTTGGCGGTAACGCTCTGAAAATTAAACCCTGAGCATGAATGTGAATGCGATTCATAGATTAATCAACCTTTACTTTACAAAGTAGGTAGGATCAATTAGTGTAATGGGAATGTTACAGTACGGAATAGGGGAAAGGGAACACACGATAAATGAGCCGTAATGGTCTTCTACGTCATTTGTCGGATGATAATATTGTAATTTAAGTTAGGCACggctttttgaaataaaaaataaagtgctgAAACATCAAGGTCGATGGTTTGAGTCCTGCTACAATACTCTTGCCTTAAACAAGTAATTTCATTcacattgtttatttttcttccatccaATTAGTTGTtaaaatgatgattatggtgttTATATAATAACATATCTAAGAGCGAAATTTCCATCTTAATCAGGTGTTCAAGGTGCTTCactgacaaaaatgaataaaaaggatGTCATTAGGACAGCAATCTATATGGTAGCctaccactagcgtacctatgtggggggggggcagtctatctccccgacgagtcacaactcaaGCAAGGGAcgtacccctgcccccccacCCTGACTggcttgaagaccctttttttttgcttgtcaatttttttttctggtacgaaatcctatatttgtggttgaagacaccctctttttttgcttgtcaatttttttgggggacgaattgcccccccccctgtagaaaatcctaggtacgccactgtacaGATATTTCTTCAGGTTGCCTCCAGTTACGATGTAAAcaaggttttaaaaaaatgaattaactaaatgaaatcatgttatttttttcatccagaCTGGAAACCTGGTGAACCAAACAACTTTAATGACGAAAACTGCTTAGAAATCTATCACGATGGAATCTGGAATGATAAAGAATGTGATGGACGGAGATTGACCATTTGTGAAAGTAagtaaaacaacaaaaaaattatagatCCTGGATCGACTTGGGAATCGTTGCACAATGACttgcaataaacatgataaagaaagATACAAAATACTATAGCTAGTAGATAATATTCAGAAGCGGTCATTTTTGGACTTCCGTTCactatttttaaaagtaaactCTTCTGTAAAGGGCCCTTTACGTGTAATGAATCTAGTTATTATGATTTTACCGCGTGGGACCCTATATACTCGTGGCTTAATTAGTCTTAATGCAGTCGAGATTCCCAATATTTCACCTGGTGCTTTCAGTGCAAAGGCATTGAATTTCCTATGTTTTATTAAAAACCTGTTGACACTATACTTTGCTTAATAAACTTTGCTAATGCTAATGGCCCAGTCACATTTTGCCTACGATGGCCGTATACGGTGattcgaaaacagccgtttttaaaaataatttttgtaccagctgTAAAGCGGCTGTTTTCGATTCACCGTGTGGACACCGTAGGGGAAGTGTGATTGTAGCATCAATAGTTTCAATctagaaaatcatatttcacttttagcTGATGAAAGcgaaatgaataataatcaatttgattttattttagctcatgatgtttttaaaaaaagtagtGCGTTGCGCCCTTtggaaaaataactttaatttACAGCTTTTATGCAAACACCTCACTCACAGTTGTTATCGTGTTTTATGTGGGTGTGAAAAACCTGCACATATTCGCAGGCGCCTTTCTCCTCATATTATAAATTTTCCAATTAAATCAAGAATATTAAGCCCAACATTAAGattgtaatatttttatcaaCCCCTCCCTCATTCGTAACTTTATGTGGCCTCTCAAACAAAGACGTTTAACGTTTAGCAGTTCGTTTGACTTTTGGCTGTATCTACGACCCTTTATTATGAAAAGGATGAATTTATGGGTGTTAACTTTCATTTGTTAATGAGAAAAACAGGGCAGTGCGACTTGGGGGTCGTTGAATAGAAAAAAGTTATAAAAGGAGGATAAAGAagaaaggagaaggaagaggattATTGTGCTGGATTAACAACATCATGTCCCTATTTCTTGTTTGAAAGTAAGAAGTGAAGTGAAAGGTAACCGTGCCCACTCCTCCCAAAATACCTTTGAAGCGCCCCTGAATACTCTGAAAGGGTGGGTGGAAAATATAAACCCGCAGTAACTTCGTGTCTGTAAAagactgatttttttctgttctaatcatttgaaaataatagaACTGGCTTGTTCCCatcatttatttcctttatGGAGGAAAAAAACGTTTACAAATTCCTAGTCTTTTTGAAGACAAAATCAAACTATTACCAAAAGAGAACAGGTGGAAATCCCAAGACATTGCAGATGTACATGGTATCAAATGCCACACGCAAAGGAATGTCATTTGACAGAAACGGTCTTAATTTGATAATCGCGTTTTTCTCCCAGCGAAGGttattgattgattgctaaAGTTCATAACCAATTTCAATCAAATACCCCTTGCATCTGCAAGTGTTTGCTTTATAAATTCTTTTCCATCCCCCTTCCTCCTCACTTCGTGTCATTGCCTGcattgaaaacaaaaggaaatcaTACGTTGATATTCTTCCCTTGCTTTCTTTGATTGTCTTTGAGGCAATAGGAtagcagagaaaaaaaaactagagGTGAATGTCAGTATAAGAAATAGGAGCTAGGAAGGATAGGTTGtacaaatttattaaaaaaataccctgcCATTTTTTATGCTGGTTCCTCGACATATTTTCTTtcgacaaaaaatattgtctgtGATTGTGATGGTATTTTAATTACAGAATTTTTGTTCACGACGATCCTCGGTCGAATGGACCACAATGCGCGCTCCCCAAATCCCCGGTAAAATGTTGTGATTTCGACCGACAGAAATCCGGCCCGAGAATTGTAAActgaaggagaaaaaagggaTGTCTCCAAGACACATAAATTTGGTCACATGGTTACGGGTGATGTCATCGTGATATCTCATGCTTTATTGACGTGCATAAAgatgtatattttcatattataatgGTATGgtcagaagagaaagaaaaatcctCCCTCAGTATTGCCACAAAAGAGcctaattaaataaataaatcgatACATGAGGCCACCATTATGTTGACTCAGtcattattttaatcaaatacTGTAGTAATTAGTCATGGGCAAAAATGGGCACGCAttggaatttattccttgaatgctaatGGCTCCTCATGTCAGCTAATGACAACCAGGGTAATGCTATACAATGAAAAACTTCGTAGAAAATAAATGAAGCGCAATCATATCAAAAAGTTCATTACAATAATTAGCAAGAATTGGTGTGAACTTACACCCTTCCTGATAAAATATGAATggaatttgtatgttttttatcatGACTTAAAGAAGATACTGCTTTGGTTTTCTAATGATTGAGTATGATGGAATTCAATTTCCGCGCCGTGCAACTTACCcccaaataataatataggattaaCTCTCTCGAGAGATGATTAAAAGGTTGAccgaaataaaatggataccgCAGTCATGTATGTTCTTTTTTTCTACTAGGTTTGTTTTATCTCCTATTTTCTCACGTTTGACAGGAAAGATAATTATGGAAAGACTTTCAAATCGATTTTAATAATCAGTAATGCACTTAATAgaatcatacattttgacaacCATGTAccatgtggagcattgtggcccagtggattagtctcctcactttgaaatagagggtcgtgggttcgaatcccagccattgcgtaatttccatcagcaagaaatgtatccacattgtgctgcactcaacccatgtgaggtgaatgggtacccggtaggaagaaattacttgaatgctttgagcgccaaggcagcccagctaaagccgggctAATAATGATAACAGGGCCCGTtaggagaacagttttcagaactgaagtgcataggcggcggaagcgggggggacgtgtccccctaaatttgaggagggggggacggtccccccctaaatttgttgttgatgaccttttttttttttgcttgtcaatttattttcctacgtcccccctaaaatttttaggttgagaaccttttttttttttgcttgtcaaaaaattttgggttgtcccctcctaaaattttttgcttccgccgccaatgctgaAGTGGCTTCCCCGGGAAAAAAGCCTATATTATCGTTATTACTTTGAAGTAAATATATCTAATTCAAAACCATTCAAACTCGCAATTTTGTTTGATAATGTTAACACCATCATTGTTTTTGTATGGATGTTTCTAATGCATCATTAACAATATGTGAAATCATCTTGAATGACACCTTTCCTACATttaacatgtatttttctaCATGGTTGATAATGTTTTGAAAAGGTATGGCTTTGAATCAGACCAAAGTCTTAAGTGGTATCCCTCCTTTCGGGTAAAGCTTGGTAGAGCTGttctaaaatgaaatttaaaagtgaaattcaaaataaattcagttttttgtttttgtaataatttatattgtatttctttcttGATGAAAAAAGGACCTGCCGGATTTGTCTCGAAAAGTATTTCCATGAAAAGATACGGAACCTGGCCACCACGATGCCTCCGGAATCACGTGATCCAGATTATCCACTCAGCATCACTCGTGGAATGTGTCAGCCGTTGCCTGGCTATGGGAGAAAGCTGCTTGTCTTTAAATCATTTCGAGGGGACAAGAGAATGTCAACTGAATGATGCCAACGATGTGACCGATTCCGCAGATTTTCAAGAAACAAATAACTGCAGATATTATCGACTTCTGGTGTAATTAAAGGAGAATTAAATCCTTGAAAACCAGTAGtatgaatatataaatcaagaaacagatcaatgcaAGTTTGAGGAAGGTTGAATGAAAAATTGATAAGAGCATTATAAGCATTTTgatattgagatcactaatgctatgtaCATCCTCCAGTTGGCAATGTGACCAAGATCGTCAATGTCACTTATCAGTGGATGTCACACATACCTTGCCCATTAGTTAATATTTCACCAAATTTTCTAATTTATCTGTTCATTGGAAGATcagggcccatcttacaaagagttatgatcaATCCTATCAATTgttaactctatggaaatccatcagtgtcatatttttttctacaaaatttgcacaatgtcctttgtaaacagacAAGCTcagtaaattttcaagaaaacaatgaatgcatgaaattaaatcatagttagaaaatattttgaacatgcaaaatagatgttgctggccgtccatagttgtgattgatcagatcagttgcaactctttgtaaaatggggcacaggtgtttttttttagagggCAGGTAATAAGAGCTTCACAACGTTATACCATGGATGATTTTTTGTAATACCATTAGAATGGGCAAAAAAAGAGATGTTTTCAGATATATTTTCCTCAGtgtccaaatgagagagttgttcatgtgtgacatcacagatCTTGTTTGCATgaccaatgggaggatctctaTAGCATTAAAGATCGCGACATTCAAATGCTTGTAAACTTTGTTGATCTTATTCTTCAAATGTTCTGCTTTCACATAAGCTAAGTGACTCCAAGGATTTTAAGAGCATGATACGTTAAAAGGAGTATTGGGGTGGGGTTTAATTTCCACAGTTTTGAGgctattttcaaaaaaaagttttcaaccaatacctCGAAATTTTTAGAATCAAATTCCCAAATATATCACATTAGTGAAACAACTGGAGACTTTTCTATAAAGGAGTTGCTTTATATCTAAGTCAAAGTCACACATTCTTAATTAGTCCCTAACTTTATTTCTAAAAATCTTcctattgattttatttgatgatGGTAACCATACCAACCAACTTTGATGATTAATTCACACCTTCAGTGGAACCCTTCACAATGAAACATGAATGAGCACATCTCATATCTAAATTTTTGTAGGCAGTCAAACATTCAATATTTGTCATGTCTGTCCTTGACAAATTGCAGTTTTAATCAAGCGATAGGCATGCAGGAGGATGCAATCGAGATATAGCTTAAAAGCcaaaaatgtaaatgtaaagTTGCAAATATACTGAAAAGATCCCACGATCTTTTAATTAAATGTATTGATCAGCAAAATGATCTCATAATCCTGCGTTTTCCTCTTCTCTTTTACAACATAAATTAATTCAATGTTTCAATAATAAACTAAAATATTAAAGTATTCAACCATTCTCCTTTTTGACAGTGTCTGTCGTTACTTATTGTAATTGAAATTCATAATATATCCTCCCATGCTGTAAGTTTTGCAACGTTGCAAAATTTGATCTGAAAAAGCAAATGgctattttttcattcttt
Protein-coding sequences here:
- the LOC121424079 gene encoding perlucin-like protein, which gives rise to MFFIRILEGLIIVGIVFLSRTLSTESAGACPAGWRLFSSSLDTKCYFVVQSLYMWEEAREVCQNSGARVIEVDSEDESEFIVEELIDDVTFTSTKKAWLDCTNLGRSLHEWVCGPDDHELLTTYTNWKPGEPNNFNDENCLEIYHDGIWNDKECDGRRLTICERPAGFVSKSISMKRYGTWPPRCLRNHVIQIIHSASLVECVSRCLAMGESCLSLNHFEGTRECQLNDANDVTDSADFQETNNCRYYRLLV